Proteins from one Cryptomeria japonica chromosome 4, Sugi_1.0, whole genome shotgun sequence genomic window:
- the LOC131046870 gene encoding uncharacterized protein LOC131046870, giving the protein MHMMRLLKVQIEDGNYSPAALSDISNLNIHQDIFDVSKELGFGEEEEWMPNTDVPLKEECSAGLPETKPGNCKKSAGCKHARVSSKSIAGEDLEANDAMEMTSSDAQGLFQKQPYLTYSLQKEMNDVTSEAVSVERKSLISTDMKVKHFKSLIAKENVIEGISGNGNVEHLVSKVQNAVKFEMLMDELQLKMKANRDDLEMTLFGNEYTEKSKLQRETVDMYQKKVQVPNHDINVCHIEKKDATWDVFETRSGTVHSELKQLNEQEESPLQVCNNCETTVENVSEVHSELKQLNEQEEPPLQVRNNCETTVENVSEDEAFSPSQNKEYELVGHEILELWKAEMTGHKETFDRLKYVEEFLIQLHREAVKLNKVLRAGSIKNTMSILINFFKRLAQLQLQGSQKISDYHKHARQSFKVEFIDRLRDEMQQLETEKNRLENELNLVITRTREVEERNEALWMEKERHFASEIASAQQKAHCLLEHDEKVEANHIQERHHWKHELEMCRNECKDKQEILYSMLKEREEKLMKESEMWSRLLEAKDGELDSMKIVIKKVVHTLNATKRHLYDLKSLLITHRKDLVKDNKGSYTCSTRSASELQNWNDIPDVEECELEMPLLLEKLATCTEKNIRRLGVEIREEYDRMEKEKSEARLCTMQAKQEKLKNEEHLSERLFLMERFQGDIRSKEAHLDQERKQLQMLLRLKSEEAEKLRGELYSEEQKTQIMAQKFQGEIAMVKRELEKERRERQKDRDLHLSSRQKMVNEILEKEVVWEKQIKGLTQDFFNLKEQNCNKDQEIEMLREEIDELLKHFDAEKGCRGAAVRGSPAWR; this is encoded by the coding sequence ATGCATATGATGAGGCTGCTAAAGGTCCAGATAGAGGATGGCAATTATAGCCCCGCGGCTCTTTCTGATATAAGTAATCTGAATATCCATCAAGACATTTTTGATGTAAGTAAGGAATTGGGGTTTGGAGAGGAGGAAGAATGGATGCCTAACACAGATGTTCCTTTGAAGGAAGAATGTAGTGCTGGATTGCCTGAAACAAAGCCTGGAAATTGTAAAAAATCTGCAGGATGTAAACATGCTAGGGTTAGTAGCAAAAGCATTGCAGGAGAGGATTTAGAGGCTAATGATGCTATGGAAATGACATCTTCAGATGCTCAAGGTTTGTTTCAAAAACAACCTTACCTAACCTATTCCCTGCAGAAGGAGATGAATGATGTAACCTCTGAAGCTGTTAGTGTTGAAAGAAAATCCTTGATCAGCACTGATATGAAAGTGAAGCATTTTAAGAGTCTAATAGCAAAGGAAAATGTAATTGAAGGCATCAGTGGAAATGGAAATGTTGAACATCTTGTATCAAAGGTTCAAAATGCTGTCAAATTTGAGATGCTGATGGATGAGTTACAGTTGAAGATGAAGGCTAATAGGGATGATCTAGAAATGACACTATTTGGAAATGAATACACAGAGAAAAGTAAACTTCAAAGAGAAACAGTTGATATGTATCAGAAGAAAGTTCAGGTGCCAAACCATGATATTAATGTTTGTCATATAGAGAAGAAGGATGCAACATGGGACGTCTTTGAAACAAGGAGTGGGACAGTTCACAGTGAATTGAAGCAGTTGAATGAGCAGGAAGAATCACCTTTGCAAGTATGCAATAACTGTGAAACAACTGTTGAAAATGTTAGTGAGGTTCACAGTGAATTGAAGCAGTTGAATGAGCAGGAAGAACCACCTTTGCAAGTACGCAATAACTGTGAAACAACTGTTGAAAATGTTAGTGAGGATGAGGCATTTTCTCCTAGTCAGAACAAGGAATATGAGCTTGTAGGCCATGAAATTCTAGAATTATGGAAAGCAGAGATGACAGGACACAAGGAAACCTTTGACAGGTTGAAATATGTAGAGGAGTTCTTAATTCAGCTTCACAGGGAAGCTGTCAAATTAAATAAAGTGCTACGAGCAGGTTCTATAAAAAATACAATGTCTATACTAATCAACTTCTTCAAAAGATTAGCACAGTTACAGCTACAAGGTTCTCAGAAAATTTCTGACTATCATAAGCATGCTAGGCAGTCATTCAAAGTCGAATTTATTGACAGGTTGAGAGATGAAATGCAGCAATTGGAGACTGAAAAGAATAGGCTGGAGAATGAACTGAATTTGGTTATCACAAGAACGAGAGAAGTTGAAGAAAGGAATGAGGCTCTATGGATGGAAAAGGAGAGGCATTTCGCATCTGAAATTGCAAGTGCTCAACAAAAGGCACATTGCCTGCTCGAACACGATGAGAAAGTAGAAGCTAATCACATTCAGGAGCGACATCACTGGAAACACGAATTAGAGATGTGTAGAAATGAATGTAAAGACAAACAGGAGATCCTCTACAGTATGTTAAAAGAAAGGGAAGAGAAGTTGATGAAAGAAAGTGAAATGTGGTCAAGGTTGCTGGAGGCTAAAGATGGAGAGCTAGATTCTATGAAAATTGTAATAAAGAAAGTTGTGCATACATTAAATGCAACCAAAAGACATCTTTATGATTTGAAAAGTCTCTTGATAACACACAGGAAGGATCTTGTGAAAGACAACAAAGGGTCTTATACTTGTTCTACAAGGTCAGCTTCTGAGTTACAAAATTGGAATGACATTCCCGATGTGGAAGAGTGTGAGCTAGAGATGCCATTGCTTCTTGAAAAGCTAGCTACATGTACAGAGAAAAATATTCGTAGACTTGGTGTGGAGATCAGGGAAGAGTATGACAGgatggaaaaagaaaaaagtgaggCCAGGTTGTGTACGATGCAAGCCAAACAGGAAAAGTTGAAGAACGAAGAACATCTTTCAGAAAGATTGTTTTTGATGGAGCGCTTTCAAGGAGATATAAGGTCTAAGGAAGCACATTTAGACCAGGAGAGGAAGCAACTTCAGATGTTACTAAGATTGAAGTCTGAAGAAGCAGAGAAACTCAGAGGTGAGTTATACTCTGAAGAACAGAAGACCCAAATTATGGCACAGAAATTCCAAGGTGAAATTGCAATGGTCAAGAGAGAGcttgaaaaagaaagaagagaaaggcaGAAGGATAGAGATCTGCACCTTTCATCTCGCCAAAAGATGGTCAACGAAATACTAGAAAAAGAAGTAGTCTGGGAGAAGCAAATAAAGGGATTGACACAAGACTTCTTCAATTTAAAAGAGCAAAATTGCAACAAAGATCAGGAAATTGAAATGCTTAGGGAGGAAATTGATGAGCTACTTAAACACTTTGATGCTGAGAAGGGATGCAGAGGGGCTGCAGTAAGGGGAAGCCCTGCATGGAGATAA